The following proteins come from a genomic window of Nicotiana tomentosiformis chromosome 12, ASM39032v3, whole genome shotgun sequence:
- the LOC104095822 gene encoding uncharacterized protein gives MGEVISKNPEKHVSSSPSSSESERDELQLLEHAPPFWRNRKRLSKQLSMCETPRDIAWEKHRRQILLQERRKQGIHDPGDLTDENLNELKGCIELGFGFNEEEGQRLCSTLPALDLYFAVNRQYSTSPISSHSSKSLLPSPAGSSSLSTSLGGDDPQQVKTKLRHWAHAVACSVMQSH, from the exons ATGGGGGAGGTCATTTCTAAGAACCCTGAGAAACACGTGTCATCGTCGCCATCTTCTAGTGAATCGGAGCGCGACGAGTTGCAACTGTTGGAGCACGCGCCACCTTTTTGGAGGAACCGAAAGAGGTTATCCAAGCAACTTTCTATGTGCGAGACTCCACGTGATATTGCATGGGAGAAACATCGTCGTCAAATTCTCCTCCAGGAAAGGAGGAAACAAGGGATTCACGACCCTGGCGACTTGACCGACGAGAACCTCAATGAACTCAAAGGCTGCATCGAACTAGGATTTGGGTTCAACGAAGAGGAAGGTCAGAGGCTATGTAGCACGTTGCCGGCGCTCGATCTTTATTTTGCGGTGAACCGCCAATATTCCACAAGCCCAATCTCGAGCCACAGTAGCAAAAGTTTATTACCCTCTCCCGCTGGATCCAGCTCGTTGTCGACATCTCTTGGAG GAGATGATCCTCAACAAGTTAAGACAAAGCTGAGGCATTGGGCACATGCAGTGGCATGTTCTGTAATGCAGTCCCATTGA